TCAACTACCGACTTTTATGGTGATGAAAATTCAGTGGATTACAGTTTAATGCCAGAGATGTGTGAGATGCATGACGTTCAGGAGTTTGGCAAAGTGTATCAGCCCTGCATCTACTTTCTTGTCTTTCTGCTAGGAGTTGTTGGAAATGGTCTTGTTCTGGTAACCTATGTTTACTATAGGAAGATAAAATGCATGACTGATATCTATCTCCTTAACTTGGCCCTGGCAGACCTCCTTCTGTTGAGTACTCTTCCCTTCATGGCCATAAGTTCAATTCATGGTTGGATATTTGGCAATGAAATGTGCAAGATAGTCCAAAGTGTGTACACTGTCAACTTCTTCAGCGGCTTCTTTTTTCTGACTTGTATCAGCATTGATCGGTACATTGTGATTGTCCAAGCGGCAACAGCCCACAGACTTCGGCTGAAGATTGTCTACTACAGTAAAATCACCTCCATGGTTGTCTGGCTGCTGTCCATACTGCTGACTATACCTCAGCTCATCTTCAGCAAGGTAGTACTCAGGGAGGAGGTATTCTTGTGCAGAATGATCTTCCCTGAGGATGTCACCAAGAGCATCAAAGGATTCAGTAACTTTGCCCAGGCCATCTTCGGCTTCATCATTCCCTTCCTGGTGATGGTCTTCTGCTACTCCATCATCATCAAAACCCTTCTGGGAGCTCGTAGCTTTGAGAAGCACAAAGCTTTGAAGGTCATTATTGCACTGGTGGTCATCTTTGTGGTGTTCCAATTCCCCTATAGCCTTGTCCTGTTTCTGGAGGCCACTGATTTCTTGTGGAGCAGGGAGATGAGCTGCAAGGAGAGCAAGCAGAAAGCTGTAGCTATCATTGTCACTAGCAGTGTGGCCTTCACCCGCTGCTGTCTCAACCCAGTGCTCTATGCCTTCATTGGGGTCAAGTTCCGGAACGATGTTCTCCACTTAATG
The sequence above is a segment of the Microcaecilia unicolor chromosome 12, aMicUni1.1, whole genome shotgun sequence genome. Coding sequences within it:
- the CCR10 gene encoding C-C chemokine receptor type 10 is translated as MEELQEPYQTQSSWTEEFLQSTTDFYGDENSVDYSLMPEMCEMHDVQEFGKVYQPCIYFLVFLLGVVGNGLVLVTYVYYRKIKCMTDIYLLNLALADLLLLSTLPFMAISSIHGWIFGNEMCKIVQSVYTVNFFSGFFFLTCISIDRYIVIVQAATAHRLRLKIVYYSKITSMVVWLLSILLTIPQLIFSKVVLREEVFLCRMIFPEDVTKSIKGFSNFAQAIFGFIIPFLVMVFCYSIIIKTLLGARSFEKHKALKVIIALVVIFVVFQFPYSLVLFLEATDFLWSREMSCKESKQKAVAIIVTSSVAFTRCCLNPVLYAFIGVKFRNDVLHLMKNCGCITQAQYTKFVGKYGISHQHSYSTAGETSSLTL